One stretch of Cellulomonas wangsupingiae DNA includes these proteins:
- a CDS encoding maleylpyruvate isomerase N-terminal domain-containing protein, with translation MKPTVTIDACATSHQLLLAGLAPLDDGDFRAPCLLPTYSRGHLVTHVANKARAHVRIFEGAAVGEVRRIHPDGYDPDQAAGAGATRPATELRADLADCLQLLEGAWAALDDEQWAARGIMAAGPRTMVEIIGHHLRNIEVHHVDLDIGHRPSDWPALLVETELPKRLRALPDRASRAGLLAWLIGRGPAPDLLGEW, from the coding sequence ATGAAGCCCACCGTCACCATCGATGCGTGCGCGACGAGCCATCAGCTGCTGCTGGCCGGGCTCGCGCCGCTCGACGACGGGGACTTCCGTGCGCCGTGCCTGCTGCCCACCTACTCGCGGGGCCACCTGGTGACCCACGTCGCGAACAAAGCGCGAGCCCACGTGCGGATCTTCGAGGGCGCCGCCGTCGGCGAGGTGCGCAGGATCCACCCGGACGGGTACGACCCGGATCAGGCGGCGGGGGCAGGAGCGACCCGCCCGGCAACCGAGCTCCGTGCCGATCTGGCTGACTGCCTGCAACTCCTCGAGGGAGCGTGGGCGGCACTTGACGATGAGCAGTGGGCGGCGCGGGGGATCATGGCCGCCGGCCCTCGGACGATGGTCGAGATCATCGGCCACCACCTGCGGAACATCGAGGTCCACCACGTGGATCTCGACATCGGTCATCGCCCGTCCGACTGGCCGGCCCTCCTCGTCGAGACCGAGCTGCCCAAGCGTCTGCGGGCACTGCCCGACCGGGCCAGTCGTGCCGGCCTGCTCGCGTGGCTCATCGGGCGAGGGCCTGCGCCGGATCTGCTGGGGGAATGGTGA
- a CDS encoding fasciclin domain-containing protein codes for MRIRRLAASLAATALAGGAVVGLAPAASAAGTTSLASVLAADGAGFDRSWYDYDIVDNAVAAVLAAKPGSPVAVLADGTVPLTAFLPNDRAFQVLAYDLTHRWYGSEEKVFGALAQAVGIDAIEQVLLYHVVPGATIDSATALASDGAALTTAQGGTFTVDVLSKRIPIVVLRDADRNDLNPLLVRSQLDINAGNAQIAHGISFVLRPLDL; via the coding sequence ATGAGGATCCGTCGTCTCGCAGCGTCCCTGGCCGCCACCGCCCTCGCCGGTGGTGCGGTCGTCGGTCTGGCACCGGCCGCGTCCGCCGCCGGCACCACCAGCCTCGCCTCGGTGCTCGCCGCCGACGGCGCGGGGTTCGACCGCAGCTGGTACGACTACGACATCGTCGACAACGCGGTGGCCGCCGTCCTCGCCGCCAAGCCCGGCAGCCCGGTCGCCGTGCTCGCGGACGGCACGGTCCCGCTCACCGCGTTCCTGCCGAACGACCGGGCGTTCCAGGTGCTCGCGTACGACCTGACGCACCGCTGGTACGGCTCGGAGGAGAAGGTGTTCGGTGCCCTCGCGCAGGCCGTGGGGATCGACGCGATCGAGCAGGTGCTGCTGTACCACGTCGTGCCCGGGGCCACGATCGACTCCGCCACCGCGCTCGCGTCCGACGGTGCGGCGCTCACCACCGCCCAGGGCGGCACCTTCACGGTCGACGTCCTGTCCAAGCGGATTCCGATCGTCGTGCTGCGCGACGCCGACCGCAACGACCTGAACCCGCTGCTGGTGCGCAGCCAGCTCGACATCAACGCCGGGAACGCGCAGATCGCTCACGGGATCTCGTTCGTGCTGCGCCCGCTCGACCTGTGA
- a CDS encoding protein jag, translated as MTTSEPSTVDDGDLVTRLEEEGEIAADYLEEFLDIADLDGDIDIDVDHGRAAVEIVAEDGTVDSLRRLVGKDGQVLDALQELTRLAVQTKTGERSRLMLDVAGYRAERRAQLVEIARGAIEQVKESGTAVTLEPMNPFERKVVHDAVAEAGLVSDSEGVEPERRVVIRAS; from the coding sequence ATGACCACATCGGAGCCGAGCACCGTCGACGACGGTGACCTCGTCACGCGCCTCGAGGAAGAGGGCGAGATCGCGGCGGACTACCTCGAGGAGTTCCTCGACATCGCCGACCTCGACGGCGACATCGACATCGACGTCGACCACGGGCGTGCCGCGGTCGAGATCGTGGCCGAGGACGGCACCGTCGACTCCCTGCGCCGCCTCGTCGGCAAGGACGGGCAGGTGCTGGACGCGCTCCAGGAGCTGACGCGCCTCGCCGTGCAGACGAAGACGGGGGAGCGCAGCCGCCTCATGCTCGACGTCGCGGGCTACCGCGCCGAGCGGCGCGCCCAGCTCGTCGAGATCGCGCGCGGTGCGATCGAGCAGGTCAAGGAGTCGGGCACCGCGGTGACGCTGGAGCCGATGAACCCCTTCGAGCGCAAGGTCGTCCATGACGCGGTCGCCGAGGCGGGGCTGGTCAGCGACTCGGAGGGTGTCGAGCCGGAGCGCCGCGTGGTGATCCGCGCGAGCTGA